One Drosophila subobscura isolate 14011-0131.10 chromosome U, UCBerk_Dsub_1.0, whole genome shotgun sequence DNA window includes the following coding sequences:
- the LOC117900713 gene encoding uncharacterized protein LOC117900713 isoform X1 produces MQHQHWQSPLHTPRRRWNRTKANSIGSGRSLSSRTYHLPALLIILLVLIQNFELHMCRQLMRQPNDKRSKDKLSFLGSAAASAQAAQPEAMAADDKRNAGRSSPSQPEEIFSAPTDDSYDEYPMVVPKRAALLLDRLMVALHHALEQERVGHRIGDFYADKNNLNAKLSEYKNGLEEHHSGDDGINLHMYSDDDPGVMLDYDFKDLNQINRATGETLMAKSFQRRAGAESERSGSPAAAGSSPTGSRRIHSSGGGRMYWRCYFNAVSCF; encoded by the exons ATGCAGCACCAACATTGGCAGAGCCCACTGCATACTCCGAGGCGCAGGTGGAACAGAACCAAAGCCAACAGCATCGGGAGTGGCAGGAGCCTCAGCAGCAGAACCTATCACCTGCCAGCCTTGTTGATTATCCTGCTCGTACTCATCCAGAACTTTGAGCTCCACATGTGCCGTCAATTGATGAGGCAGCCAAATGATAAACGCTCCAAGGACAAGCTCTCCTTCCTGGGCAGCGCTGCAGCCTCTGCACAGGCGGCCCAGCCCGAGGCTATGGCTGCAGATGATAAGCGAAATGCAGGAAGGTCATCTCCCAGCCAGCCCGAGGAGATATTCAGTGCCCCAACCGACGATAGCTACGACGAGTACCCG ATGGTTGTCCCAAAGCGAGCTGCTCTACTCCTGGATCGACTGATGGTCGCCCTGCACCATGCCCTTGAACAAGAACGAGTTGGACATCGCATTGGTGACTTTTATGCGGACAAGAACAATCTTAATGCAAAATTGAGTGAATACAAGAACGGATTGGAGGAGCACCATTCAGGAGATGATG GGATCAATCTGCATATGTATAGCGATGATGATCCGGGCGTAATGTTGGATTATGATTTCAAAGATTTGAATCAAATCAATCGCGCCACCGGCGAAACA TTAATGGCAAAGAGCTTTCAGAGAAGAGCCGGTGCGGAGTCGGAGCGAAGTGGATCGCCCGCCGCTGCTGGTTCCTCCCCCACTGGTTCCCGGCGCATCCATTCATCCGGCGGTGGTCGCATGTACTGGCGTTGCTATTTCAATGCCGTCAGCTGCTTCTAA
- the LOC117900248 gene encoding uncharacterized protein LOC117900248: MLIVRYLIALVFSIFMMATSLKIEERHRRGNGFKISTPDRLVLQMKQRQSIGKYQAKNLEARRLNI, translated from the coding sequence ATGCTAATCGTTCGCTATCTAATTGCCCTCGTCTTCTCCATCTTCATGATGGCCACCTCGCTGAAGATCGAAGAGCGCCACCGCAGAGGCAATGGCTTCAAGATCTCCACCCCGGATCGACTCGTTCTCCAAATGAAGCAGCGCCAGTCCATTGGCAAATATCAGGCCAAGAACTTGGAGGCGAGACGCCTGAATATCTGA
- the LOC117900917 gene encoding uncharacterized protein LOC117900917 has protein sequence MPHPAHSNPSCQAVKMSSVKLVFLILIVVTLVLLVAARPRSRSPIYNEVTSLPVKRERLSNELLAEQISPWRRQTKKDFYLKRHSFINPKMMLSRSPFLQSFYDVPEPDIAPGGANYFGNEVLPLSTYEIMEPESML, from the coding sequence ATGCCTCATCCAGCACATTCCAATCCCAGCTGCCAAGCAGTCAAGATGTCGAGCGTTAAACTTGTAtttctcatcctcatcgttgTCACGCTGGTTCTCCTGGTTGCGGCTCGGCCCAGGTCACGATCTCCGATCTACAACGAGGTCACCTCCCTGCCAGTGAAGCGCGAGAGATTGAGCAATGAACTGCTGGCGGAACAGATCTCCCCGTGGAGGCGACAGACCAAAAAGGACTTCTACCTGAAGCGACACTCCTTCATCAATCCCAAGATGATGCTCTCGCGGAGTCCCTTCCTCCAGAGCTTCTACGATGTGCCAGAGCCGGACATTGCGCCCGGCGGAGCCAACTACTTTGGTAACGAGGTGTTGCCGCTGTCCACCTACGAGATCATGGAACCAGAATCCATGCTATAA
- the LOC117900247 gene encoding uncharacterized protein LOC117900247 isoform X1, translating into MMKFVQILLCYGLLLALLFSVSEARPSTAETGPDADGLEGQEGEDVRGAYGGGYDMPAQAIYPNIPMDRLQMLFAQYRPTYSAYLRTPSYGNMNELYRLPESKRQVRYRQCYFNPISCFRK; encoded by the exons ATGATGAAATTCGTACAGATTCTGTTGTGCTATGGCCTGCTCctggctctgctcttctccgTTAGCGAGGCCCGACCCTCCACAGCCGAAACAGGACCC GATGCCGATGGACTGGAGGGACAGGAGGGTGAGGATGTGCGCGGCGCCTATGGTGGAGGTTATGACATGCCAGCCCAGGCCATCTATCCCAACATACCCATGGACCGCCTGCAGATGCTCTTCGCCCAGTACAGACCCAC TTACAGCGCCTACTTGAGGACCCCCTCCTATGGCAATATGAATGAGCTCTATAGGCTGCCCGAGAGCAAGCGTCAAGTGAGGTATCGGCAGTGCTACTTCAATCCCATCTCCTGCTTTAGGAAGTAA
- the LOC117900713 gene encoding uncharacterized protein LOC117900713 isoform X2 gives MQHQHWQSPLHTPRRRWNRTKANSIGSGRSLSSRTYHLPALLIILLVLIQNFELHMCRQLMRQPNDKRSKDKLSFLGSAAASAQAAQPEAMAADDKRNAGRSSPSQPEEIFSAPTDDSYDEYPMVVPKRAALLLDRLMVALHHALEQERVGHRIGDFYADKNNLNAKLSEYKNGLEEHHSGDDGINLHMYSDDDPGVMLDYDFKDLNQINRATGETRRAGAESERSGSPAAAGSSPTGSRRIHSSGGGRMYWRCYFNAVSCF, from the exons ATGCAGCACCAACATTGGCAGAGCCCACTGCATACTCCGAGGCGCAGGTGGAACAGAACCAAAGCCAACAGCATCGGGAGTGGCAGGAGCCTCAGCAGCAGAACCTATCACCTGCCAGCCTTGTTGATTATCCTGCTCGTACTCATCCAGAACTTTGAGCTCCACATGTGCCGTCAATTGATGAGGCAGCCAAATGATAAACGCTCCAAGGACAAGCTCTCCTTCCTGGGCAGCGCTGCAGCCTCTGCACAGGCGGCCCAGCCCGAGGCTATGGCTGCAGATGATAAGCGAAATGCAGGAAGGTCATCTCCCAGCCAGCCCGAGGAGATATTCAGTGCCCCAACCGACGATAGCTACGACGAGTACCCG ATGGTTGTCCCAAAGCGAGCTGCTCTACTCCTGGATCGACTGATGGTCGCCCTGCACCATGCCCTTGAACAAGAACGAGTTGGACATCGCATTGGTGACTTTTATGCGGACAAGAACAATCTTAATGCAAAATTGAGTGAATACAAGAACGGATTGGAGGAGCACCATTCAGGAGATGATG GGATCAATCTGCATATGTATAGCGATGATGATCCGGGCGTAATGTTGGATTATGATTTCAAAGATTTGAATCAAATCAATCGCGCCACCGGCGAAACA AGAAGAGCCGGTGCGGAGTCGGAGCGAAGTGGATCGCCCGCCGCTGCTGGTTCCTCCCCCACTGGTTCCCGGCGCATCCATTCATCCGGCGGTGGTCGCATGTACTGGCGTTGCTATTTCAATGCCGTCAGCTGCTTCTAA
- the LOC117900247 gene encoding uncharacterized protein LOC117900247 isoform X2 yields the protein MMKFVQILLCYGLLLALLFSVSEARPSTAETGPDADGLEGQEGEDVRGAYGGGYDMPAQAIYPNIPMDRLQMLFAQYRPTAYLRTPSYGNMNELYRLPESKRQVRYRQCYFNPISCFRK from the exons ATGATGAAATTCGTACAGATTCTGTTGTGCTATGGCCTGCTCctggctctgctcttctccgTTAGCGAGGCCCGACCCTCCACAGCCGAAACAGGACCC GATGCCGATGGACTGGAGGGACAGGAGGGTGAGGATGTGCGCGGCGCCTATGGTGGAGGTTATGACATGCCAGCCCAGGCCATCTATCCCAACATACCCATGGACCGCCTGCAGATGCTCTTCGCCCAGTACAGACCCAC CGCCTACTTGAGGACCCCCTCCTATGGCAATATGAATGAGCTCTATAGGCTGCCCGAGAGCAAGCGTCAAGTGAGGTATCGGCAGTGCTACTTCAATCCCATCTCCTGCTTTAGGAAGTAA